Below is a window of Bacteroidales bacterium DNA.
TTCATTGTATCAAGTACAGAATTATATTCTCATTTACAACAGCTTAATAAAGTTGTACCATCCAAAAGTACATTACCCATATTAGGTAACTTTTTATTTAATATTGAAGATAATGTTTTAAAATTAACAGCAACCGATACCGCCAATACCATTTCAACTCTTCTTCCCCTTAGCAATGTTGAAGGTTCTGGAAGCATTTGTATCGATGCAAAAAAATTACTTGACATTTTAAAAGAATTTGGCGAACAACCCATTACCTTTAATATCAATACCGAAACAGAAATTGTAGAAATTTTAACTCAAAACGGGAAATTTTCATTAGCAGGTTATAATGCCGAAGATTTTCCTCAAGTTCCTGTATTGCAAGAAAAGAATGCGCATAAATTAATTATTTCAGGCGAAGCCTTATACACAGGAATCGTAAAAACCATTTTTGCTGTTGCCACAGACCCACTTCGTCCTATTATGAATGGCATATACTTCGATATGTCGCCAACAGAATTTTGTTTTGTAGCTACCGATGCTCATAAATTAGTACGTTATAAACGTTTTGATATAAAAGTTGAATTTACCGAATCGTTTATACTCGGGCAAAAATCAGCAAACCTTCTTAAAACAATGATAGACAAAACAGACAACAACATCGAGTTGGCTTTCGATAAACAAAATGTTCACTTTACATTTAGCAATGGCAGTCATCTTGTTTGTCGCCTGACGGAAGGTGTATATCCAGCCTACAATTCTGTTATTCCAGTCGAAAACCCTAACAAACTCACCATAGATCGTGTAGAACTGATGAATAGTATAAAACGCGTTAGTATTTTTTCAAACCCTGCTACCAATTTAGTTCGTTTACAATTAAATCCCAACCATATCGTTATTAGTGCCCAAGATTACGATTTGGCGACTTCAGGCATCGAACAAATTCCATGCTCCTACGATGGCGAACCTATGGAAATTGGATTCAAATCTTTATTCTTACTCGAAATTCTTGCCAATCATACTACACCCAATGTAATACTCGAACTCTCTGATCCTACACGTGCCGGCTTAGTTCTTGCCGCAGAAGAAGATCATCAAATTGAAGACACCTTAATGCTTATTATGCCCATGAAAATTAATGCTGAATAAAATATTTATTGTTTTTTTTATAAAAGGTGGTATTGTGCCACCTTTTTTATTATTTTAGCTTCAAATTTTTTTTATATGATTCAGCATCGAAGAGTTTTATTATTAAGCTTATTATTTCTATTTTTATCAAATATACTTTTTTGCCAAGACTTAGCCAAAAAAGAAATTGAAAAACAAGCCGAAAAAAATTGGAACAATTTAAATTATAAACTAGCAGCCGAACAATACGAAAAACTTCTTTCGCTTGAAGCACAAAACTTAGAATATGCCTATCGTTTTGCTGTATCTAATTTTTTAGCCGGTTTTAATATCGACAAATCTTTAAAATATATTGAACCTTTATTAGGCAAAGAAAACGCCCCCAACGATGTTGCTTTTTGGATAGGTAAAATGTATATGTACCAATATCAATTTAACGATGCTATTGATATGTTCAATACATTTATTGCCAGCAGTGGAATTACTTCGTCGCAAATAGCTGAAGCGAAAAAGCAAATAAATATGTGTTTATCGGCTATTCAACTATTAAATAAACCCGTAAATGTATCTTTCGAAAACCTAGGACCCAATATCAACTCATCGGCCAACGATTTTTTACCATTAATACCTAACACCGAAGATCTCTTAATTTTCACTTCTGATAAGCGATTCGATGAAGCATCTCAAACATTTGATGAAAATATTTACATATCCTATCCAGAAAAAAATGGATGGTCGTTGTCAAAACCATTAAGCTACTTAAATACATTCGACCCCGAAAAAGCTGTAGGTATTAGTCCAGATGGTAAAATTTTATACGTTTGCGGACACTTTGCAAATTCTTACAGCGATATAAATGTTGCAATTCAAAAAAATAAACAATTCAAATTTGACCCTTTAAATAATGTATTTAACACACTAGGAAATAAACTAACTACCGGTGCTTCTATTACCGAAGATGGTAAAACAATTTATTTTTCTGCAGTACGTCCCGACGCTATCGGCAAAAGTGACATTTACGTAATAAAAATATTGCCCAATGGACAATGGAGTCAACCCAAAAACTTAGGCGAAACCATAAACACAAACGAAGATGAAATTTATCCTTATATCTCTGCCGATGGAAAAATATTGTACTTCTCAAGCCAAGGACACAATAGTATGGGCGAATATGATATTTTTGTAAGCTATTTTAACGAAATAACAAATGAATGGACAACACCACAAAATTTAGGATACCCTATTAATAGCCCAGGACCCGACTACAACATAATATTCTCACCAACTAAAAAATATGCATACATATCTGCTATTCGTAAAGAAGGATTAGGCGGGTTAGATATTTATAAACTCATTTTCAACGATGCCGAAGCACCCACCACTATTTTAAAAGCTTCCATTTATACCAAAAACCATACTGATTCTTCTTTGTGGCGTCCCAATCAGGAATTATTAAATATTACTATATACGACAAAAACAAAAATGTATTTGGGAAATATTTATACAACTACAATTTAAATCGTTTTGTTGCCGCCTTGCCTGTAGGTAATTATACACTCGAAATCACAGCAACAGGCTATAACAATTACATCGAAAACATTGAAATTTTGGACCGTTCTTTGTATGTTCCTGAAATTGAAAAAAA
It encodes the following:
- the dnaN gene encoding DNA polymerase III subunit beta, which gives rise to MTFIVSSTELYSHLQQLNKVVPSKSTLPILGNFLFNIEDNVLKLTATDTANTISTLLPLSNVEGSGSICIDAKKLLDILKEFGEQPITFNINTETEIVEILTQNGKFSLAGYNAEDFPQVPVLQEKNAHKLIISGEALYTGIVKTIFAVATDPLRPIMNGIYFDMSPTEFCFVATDAHKLVRYKRFDIKVEFTESFILGQKSANLLKTMIDKTDNNIELAFDKQNVHFTFSNGSHLVCRLTEGVYPAYNSVIPVENPNKLTIDRVELMNSIKRVSIFSNPATNLVRLQLNPNHIVISAQDYDLATSGIEQIPCSYDGEPMEIGFKSLFLLEILANHTTPNVILELSDPTRAGLVLAAEEDHQIEDTLMLIMPMKINAE
- a CDS encoding PD40 domain-containing protein gives rise to the protein MIQHRRVLLLSLLFLFLSNILFCQDLAKKEIEKQAEKNWNNLNYKLAAEQYEKLLSLEAQNLEYAYRFAVSNFLAGFNIDKSLKYIEPLLGKENAPNDVAFWIGKMYMYQYQFNDAIDMFNTFIASSGITSSQIAEAKKQINMCLSAIQLLNKPVNVSFENLGPNINSSANDFLPLIPNTEDLLIFTSDKRFDEASQTFDENIYISYPEKNGWSLSKPLSYLNTFDPEKAVGISPDGKILYVCGHFANSYSDINVAIQKNKQFKFDPLNNVFNTLGNKLTTGASITEDGKTIYFSAVRPDAIGKSDIYVIKILPNGQWSQPKNLGETINTNEDEIYPYISADGKILYFSSQGHNSMGEYDIFVSYFNEITNEWTTPQNLGYPINSPGPDYNIIFSPTKKYAYISAIRKEGLGGLDIYKLIFNDAEAPTTILKASIYTKNHTDSSLWRPNQELLNITIYDKNKNVFGKYLYNYNLNRFVAALPVGNYTLEITATGYNNYIENIEILDRSLYVPEIEKNIILIKK